One Myxococcaceae bacterium JPH2 DNA window includes the following coding sequences:
- a CDS encoding glycoside hydrolase family 15 protein, giving the protein MPIENHGVIGDLRTVALVGTEGTIDWLCFPHFDSPSLFAALLDPEKGGHWRIAPEPNGVHNKQFYWPDTNVLVTRFYSPDGVAEIIDFMPMGRSAEEEGRVVLRRVRVVRGEMSFVMECFPAFNYGRTPHQTQLIPGGATFVTDSLRMTLTGSMPMAREGNGLVSRFALQANQSAVFTLREGASASCEHQVHDHESSEHLFRDTVLYWRHWLAGCQYTGRWRETVQRSALALKLMTYAPSGAIVAAPTCSLPEFPGGTRNWDYRFCWLRDAAFTIYAFIRIGFRQEAAAFMHWVESRCAEHGDGPLPLMFAVNGSQVPDEEELSHLCGYGGAQPVRIGNAAADQLQLDIYGELMDSVYLSNKYAAPISYDFWRHLRRLVDWVCDHWQQPDEGIWEVRGGRRHFVYSKLMCWVAVDRAIRLADKRSFPAPRPRWLAVRDAIFEDIMANGWSSSRQAFIQAYGRDSLDAANLLMPLVFFSSPVDPRMISTVDAMRRPPSEGGLVSDGLVYRYDVDATLDGIAGREGTFNLCSFWLVEAMTRASVARPDLLEEARLTFERMLGYANHVGLYAEQTGPSGEALGNFPQALTHLSLISAAYNLDRTLGRRD; this is encoded by the coding sequence GTGCCCATCGAGAATCACGGCGTCATCGGAGACCTGCGGACGGTGGCCCTGGTGGGGACCGAGGGCACCATCGACTGGTTGTGCTTCCCCCACTTCGACAGTCCCAGCCTCTTCGCGGCGCTGTTGGACCCGGAGAAGGGTGGCCATTGGCGCATCGCCCCCGAGCCGAACGGCGTGCACAACAAGCAGTTCTACTGGCCCGACACGAACGTGCTGGTGACCCGCTTCTACTCGCCGGACGGCGTGGCGGAGATCATCGACTTCATGCCCATGGGCCGCAGCGCGGAGGAGGAGGGCCGCGTGGTGCTCCGTCGCGTGCGCGTGGTGCGCGGCGAGATGTCCTTCGTGATGGAGTGCTTCCCCGCGTTCAACTACGGCCGCACGCCGCACCAGACGCAGCTCATCCCCGGCGGCGCCACCTTCGTGACGGACTCGCTGCGGATGACGCTCACGGGCTCCATGCCCATGGCGCGCGAGGGCAACGGGCTGGTGTCGCGCTTCGCCTTGCAGGCGAACCAGTCCGCGGTCTTCACCTTGCGCGAGGGCGCGTCCGCGTCCTGCGAGCACCAGGTGCATGACCACGAGTCCTCCGAGCACCTCTTCCGCGACACGGTGCTCTACTGGCGCCACTGGCTCGCGGGCTGTCAGTACACGGGGCGCTGGCGCGAGACGGTGCAGCGCTCGGCGCTGGCGCTGAAGCTGATGACCTACGCGCCCTCGGGGGCCATCGTCGCCGCGCCCACGTGCAGCCTCCCCGAGTTCCCCGGCGGCACGCGCAACTGGGACTATCGCTTCTGCTGGCTGCGCGACGCGGCCTTCACCATCTACGCGTTCATTCGCATCGGCTTCCGGCAGGAGGCCGCCGCCTTCATGCACTGGGTGGAGTCTCGCTGCGCGGAGCACGGGGACGGGCCGCTCCCTCTGATGTTCGCCGTGAATGGCAGCCAGGTGCCCGACGAGGAGGAGCTGTCGCACCTGTGCGGCTACGGCGGCGCGCAGCCCGTGCGCATCGGCAACGCGGCGGCGGACCAGCTCCAGCTCGACATCTACGGCGAGCTGATGGACTCGGTGTACCTCTCCAACAAGTACGCCGCGCCCATCTCGTATGACTTCTGGAGGCACCTGCGGCGGCTGGTGGATTGGGTGTGCGACCACTGGCAGCAGCCAGACGAGGGCATCTGGGAGGTGCGCGGCGGGCGGCGGCACTTCGTGTACTCGAAGCTGATGTGTTGGGTGGCGGTGGACCGGGCCATCCGTCTGGCGGACAAGCGCAGCTTCCCCGCGCCTCGGCCGCGCTGGCTGGCCGTTCGCGACGCCATCTTCGAGGACATCATGGCCAACGGCTGGAGTTCGAGCCGGCAGGCCTTCATCCAGGCCTATGGCCGGGACTCACTGGACGCGGCGAACCTGCTCATGCCGCTCGTGTTCTTCTCGTCGCCGGTGGATCCGCGGATGATCTCCACGGTGGATGCCATGCGGCGCCCGCCGTCCGAGGGCGGCCTGGTCTCGGACGGGCTGGTGTACCGCTACGACGTGGACGCGACGTTGGATGGGATTGCGGGCCGCGAGGGCACCTTCAACCTCTGTAGCTTCTGGCTGGTGGAGGCGATGACGCGCGCGAGCGTGGCGCGGCCGGACCTGCTGGAGGAGGCGCGGCTCACGTTCGAGCGGATGCTGGGCTATGCCAACCACGTGGGGCTGTACGCCGAGCA